One genomic window of Candidatus Baltobacteraceae bacterium includes the following:
- the hfq gene encoding RNA chaperone Hfq → MPAGLQDAFLAECKRQGSTVTVYLVNGFQLRGVVKGFDPFTVLLEYERKTHLIYKHAISTISPVAAVTVSGNDAGVGANGAEVSEPT, encoded by the coding sequence ATGCCCGCGGGTCTTCAGGACGCGTTCCTTGCCGAGTGTAAGCGGCAGGGTTCGACCGTGACCGTGTACCTGGTCAACGGCTTTCAGCTTCGCGGAGTCGTCAAAGGGTTCGACCCCTTTACGGTGCTCCTGGAGTACGAACGCAAGACGCACTTGATTTACAAGCACGCGATTTCGACGATCTCCCCGGTCGCCGCCGTAACCGTCAGCGGCAACGACGCGGGCGTCGGGGCCAACGGCGCCGAGGTCAGCGAGCCGACCTGA
- the dapF gene encoding diaminopimelate epimerase: protein MTPVTKMHGARNDFIVLDHRTSPIDDLPAFARWGCDRRAGIGGDGLIVIDQSAVADVRMRIFNADGSEAEMCGNGIRCAARWLEEAGEGDRLRFETLAGVVETSVVAREPEYLVRAAIGAPRVRPEPVRFMDDARFVDVGNPHVVLFRERVDDVDLTMVATRMQAMEGLSNGTNVHLAALEEKNVLRVRHWERGVGLTMACGTGAVACAAAAIDRNLVESPVDVLVPGGRLVVEWNGAGQAFLTGPAVRVFDTAVRVEAGAVI from the coding sequence ATGACGCCCGTCACGAAGATGCACGGGGCACGCAACGACTTCATCGTTCTGGACCACCGCACTAGCCCTATCGACGATTTGCCCGCGTTCGCGCGCTGGGGGTGCGACCGCCGCGCCGGCATAGGCGGCGACGGACTCATCGTTATCGACCAGTCGGCGGTCGCCGACGTGCGCATGCGCATCTTCAACGCCGACGGCAGCGAGGCGGAGATGTGCGGCAACGGCATTCGCTGCGCTGCGCGCTGGCTCGAAGAGGCCGGTGAAGGCGATCGCCTGCGATTCGAAACGCTCGCCGGAGTCGTCGAGACGTCGGTCGTCGCGCGCGAACCCGAGTACCTCGTGCGTGCGGCAATCGGCGCTCCACGCGTGCGACCCGAACCGGTGCGTTTTATGGACGACGCGCGCTTCGTCGACGTGGGCAATCCGCACGTCGTCCTCTTTCGCGAGCGCGTCGACGACGTCGATCTGACGATGGTCGCGACGCGCATGCAAGCGATGGAGGGCTTGTCCAACGGAACCAACGTGCACCTCGCCGCCCTCGAGGAGAAGAACGTGTTGCGCGTACGGCACTGGGAACGCGGCGTCGGACTGACGATGGCGTGCGGCACCGGCGCGGTCGCGTGCGCGGCGGCGGCGATCGACCGAAATTTGGTCGAGTCACCGGTGGACGTTCTCGTTCCGGGCGGCCGGCTCGTCGTCGAGTGGAACGGAGCGGGTCAAGCGTTTCTTACCGGTCCGGCGGTGCGGGTCTTCGACACCGCGGTCCGCGTCGAAGCAGGAGCCGTCATCTGA